Proteins encoded in a region of the Phoenix dactylifera cultivar Barhee BC4 chromosome 3, palm_55x_up_171113_PBpolish2nd_filt_p, whole genome shotgun sequence genome:
- the LOC103704167 gene encoding uncharacterized protein LOC103704167 isoform X1 gives MQVDWSPCDSVEELLTLLRERDFTAIRLLAERTREVAEIAYANAMAGRVTALAVLLLVAADKFTAPVTVRGEGGFSGRSYRTVYDSVLGEALTLGETTKAASSGRQLGGNRLVDGWESTQSCREKRKALLREIELLHVFGDAHRGSPSDKKAVAPLLRACQAGDEAVINLLLEENPDMNETDLDGNSSLHWCLRVGSSSQDPRILWLLLKHGARVSHRNKLGLTPVHVAAAKGNYQALQILLLHAPECVDLASETKETPLFFAVRNGFIDCAQLLLRFGANSQAFNLRRERPIDMAKSRDMHFILSPTSRGFRKPSSLTNENVLSPDEFVMHEEMYELEVKDEAAATERPSSGHSQPKTGICRYHESQGGCVRGAKCYYAHGEGELKGVVCCSHGLKQAPFKFVTKLPKDFRRKVFIGGLPPSVDSDYLKEFFAAEFGPVEEAVVIGMQAGDQVQSRGFGFVTFRQEATVAAALETHFVTIFGKKVEIKGAVAKTTIPKESSKTPSLQLQLLQDHDMRNTKSASWEERLPSSSPKNEATDQQMAKPDAQLSDQNLPPWLSKFRKWLPVFLKEASRRLGEGEWYPLSSLKGDFRATCGMELDHASLGFLKLSDFMRALPGICRMRVVPVGAGPATHMVLLPSFSRPHHELLSPSAQLQQPLLVTDTQVSPRVHHPPLNLAELPNSPSISEFSEDATWLMESQPLEKDCIDSIGSDERGANISGRDLFDPGFLRPGYTSSSNVEYMIRIPPKGGRVPPIQLPNLSPGSSDTPFTTYFQRQWDHGLLERGFCVVCQSREGSLALVPCLHKACEACMATRTPRTCVICNAVVRGFEPCAHPGINLCKHPPSDPDYPPLQRMGGRSPSLHHSLVPTPSSLRARPTAGVSTCQFKFACQGAKATVTCLPCADRIACRRCVPDLKTVPKTCAACGHAVESLLEFVDG, from the exons ATGCAGGTCGATTGGTCCCCGTGCGATTCAGTCGAAGAGCTGCTGACTCTTCTGAGAGAAAGG GATTTCACAGCCATCAGGTTGCTGGCTGAGAGAACTAGGGAAGTTGCTGAAATAGCGTATGCGAATGCCATGGCGGGACGAGTCACGGCGCTGGCGGTGCTGCTTCTTGTTGCCGCGGATAAATTTACCGCGCCGGTGACGGTACGCGGGGAAGGTGGTTTTAGCGGGAGGAGCTATAGGACGGTCTACGATTCGGTGTTAGGAGAGGCTTTAACGCTGGGGGAGACGACGAAAGCGGCGAGTTCGGGGAGACAACTCGGTGGGAACCGGCTCGTGGATGGTTGGGAGTCCACTCAGAGCTGTCGCGAGAAGCGAAAGGCTTTGCTCCGGGAGATCGAGCTTCTTCACGTGTTCGGCGACGCTCATCGGGGCAGTCCAAGCGACAAAAAAGCCGTGGCGCCACTGCTTCGTGCGTGCCAG GCCGGAGATGAGGCCGTTATCAATCTGCTCCTCGAGGAGAATCCAGACATGAATGAAACTGATCTCGACGGGAATTCCTCGCTTCACTGGTGCCTCAGAGTTGGTTCTAGTTCGCAGGATCCAAG GATTTTATGGCTCCTGCTGAAGCACGGTGCCAGAGTATCACACCGGAACAAATTAGGACTGACACCGGTTCATGTTGCCGCTGCTAAGGGCAATTACCAGGCACTTCAG atactACTGCTTCACGCTCCAGAATGCGTAGATCTTGCCTCTGAGACGAAAGAAACACCACTATTTTTTGCTGTGAGAAACGGGTTCATTGATTGCGCACAGCTCCTCTTGCGTTTTGGCGCCAACAGCCAGGCCTTCAATCTTCG AAGGGAAAGACCTATAGACATGGCCAAGTCACGAGACATGCACTTCATTCTAAGCCCCACCAGTCGAGGATTCC GGAAACCTTCCAGCCTCACGAATGAAAATGTTCTTTCTCCAGATGAATTTGTGATGCATGAAGAGATGTATGAATTAGAAGTCAAGGATGAAGCTGCAGCCACCGAAAG ACCAAGCTCCGGTCACTCTCAGCCGAAAACAGGGATTTGCCGGTACCATGAATCTCAAGGTGGGTGTGTTAGAGGTGCCAAATGCTACTATGCCCATGGGGAGGGTGAGCTTAAAGGAGTCGTGTGCTGCTCGCACGGACTCAAGCAGGCTCCCTTTAAGTTTGTAACCAAG CTACCAAAGGACTTCCGTCGGAAGGTTTTCATAGGGGGTCTCCCGCCCTCTGTTGACTCAG actatctcaaggaattcTTTGCTGCGGAGTTCGGACCTGTAGAGGAGGCTGTCGTCATTGGCATGCAGGCAGGTGACCAGGTGCAGTCCAGAGGGTTTGGTTTCGTCACCTTCAGACAAGAGGCAACAGTGGCAGCTGCATTAGAAACCCACTTTGTCACCATCTTTGGCAAGAAGGTTGAGATCAAAGGTGCTGTTGCTAAAACAACCATACCAAAAGAGTCTTCCAAAACCCCTTCTTTGCAACTGCAGCTCCTTCAGGACCATGATATGAGGAATACAAAGTCAGCATCGTGGGAAGAGAGGCTACCATCTAGTTCGCCAAAAAACGAAGCGACTGATCAACAAATGGCAAAGCCAGATGCCCAACTGTCTGATCAAAACCTTCCTCCATGGTTGTCAAAGTTCAGGAAGTGGCTACCAGTTTTCCTCAAGGAGGCATCTAGGCGTCTGGGGGAAGGAGAATGGTATCCTCTATCCTCCCTGAAGGGGGACTTCAGGGCAACTTGTGGGATGGAGCTCGACCATGCCTCACTTGGCTTCCTGAAGCTCAGCGACTTCATGCGTGCTCTCCCAGGTATTTGCAGGATGAGGGTGGTGCCCGTAGGCGCTGGCCCTGCGACTCACATGGTTCTCCTCCCATCTTTCTCTCGGCCCCACCACGAGCTGCTCTCACCTTCAGCCCAGCTGCAGCAGCCCCTCCTAGTCACAGATACACAGGTGTCCCCTAGAGTTCACCATCCGCCACTGAACTTAGCTGAGCTCCCAAATTCCCCTTCCATCTCTGAATTCAGTGAGGACGCGACTTGGCTCATGGAAAGCCAGCCATTGGAGAAGGATTGTATTGACAGTATAGGCTCTGATGAGAGAGGTGCTAACATTTCTGGGAGGGATCTCTTTGATCCAGGATTCCTAAGGCCAGGATACACGAGCTCATCCAATGTAGAGTATATGATTCGGATACCACCAAAGGGTGGCCGGGTACCACCAATTCAGTTACCAAATTTGAGCCCCGGTAGCAGTGACACACCCTTCACTACTTACTTTCAGAGACAGTGGGACCATGGTTTG CTTGAACGCGGTTTCTGTGTTGTCTGCCAATCCCGGGAAGGCTCCTTGGCGCTTGTGCCCTGCCTTCACAAGGCATGTGAAGCTTGCATGGCGACGCGTACCCCTAGAACATGTGTGATTTGCAATGCTGTTGTGCGTGGGTTCGAGCCTTGCGCCCATCCTGGCATCAACCTATGCAAGCATCCGCCATCAGACCCAGACTACCCACCTCTGCAG AGAATGGGTGGAAGAAGTCCATCTCTCCACCACAGCTTGGTGCCAACTCCCTCAAGCCTCAGAGCAAGGCCAACTGCTGGAGTCTCCACGTGCCAATTCAAATTTGCTTGCCAAGGGGCCAAGGCAACGGTTACCTGCTTACCATGCGCAGATCGTATTGCATGCCGCCGGTGTGTACCAGACCTAAAGACGGTGCCGAAAACATGTGCTGCTTGTGGCCATGCCGTGGAGAGTTTATTAGAGTTTGTTGACGGGTAG
- the LOC103704167 gene encoding uncharacterized protein LOC103704167 isoform X2 → MEEIVRFKLNDMNPNKMDAVNPSKDLAPFTYTRGETGAFLFDEDELREMEDEETDEMSTDERGLAEAIWNDDGVEFVFLAKTIFDKALTKADPNDDNARDEETLNPSYAARLLHLACKLDSVECARVLIEGDTGTAVNINEMDGFGRTPLQNAAEMHSAKCIELLLRQNARTDLRSKDGSSCLALEIALSSKRMQVDWSPCDSVEELLTLLRERDFTAIRLLAERTREVAEIAYANAMAGRVTALAVLLLVAADKFTAPVTVRGEGGFSGRSYRTVYDSVLGEALTLGETTKAASSGRQLGGNRLVDGWESTQSCREKRKALLREIELLHVFGDAHRGSPSDKKAVAPLLRACQAGDEAVINLLLEENPDMNETDLDGNSSLHWCLRVGSSSQDPRILWLLLKHGARVSHRNKLGLTPVHVAAAKGNYQALQILLLHAPECVDLASETKETPLFFAVRNGFIDCAQLLLRFGANSQAFNLRRERPIDMAKSRDMHFILSPTSRGFRKPSSLTNENVLSPDEFVMHEEMYELEVKDEAAATESRPSSGHSQPKTGICRYHESQGGCVRGAKCYYAHGEGELKGVVCCSHGLKQAPFKFVTKLPKDFRRKVFIGGLPPSVDSDYLKEFFAAEFGPVEEAVVIGMQAGDQVQSRGFGFVTFRQEATVAAALETHFVTIFGKKVEIKGAVAKTTIPKESSKTPSLQLQLLQDHDMRNTKSASWEERLPSSSPKNEATDQQMAKPDAQLSDQNLPPWLSKFRKWLPVFLKEASRRLGEGEWYPLSSLKGDFRATCGMELDHASLGFLKLSDFMRALPGICRMRVVPVGAGPATHMVLLPSFSRPHHELLSPSAQLQQPLLVTDTQVSPRVHHPPLNLAELPNSPSISEFSEDATWLMESQPLEKDCIDSIGSDERGANISGRDLFDPGFLRPGYTSSSNVEYMIRIPPKGGRVPPIQLPNLSPGSSDTPFTTYFQRQWDHGLLERGFCVVCQSREGSLALVPCLHKACEACMATRTPRTCVICNAVVRGFEPCAHPGINLCKHPPSDPDYPPLQRMGGRSPSLHHSLVPTPSSLRARPTAGVSTCQFKFACQGAKATVTCLPCADRIACRRCVPDLKTVPKTCAACGHAVESLLEFVDG, encoded by the exons ATGGAGGAG ATCGTCCGCTTCAAGCTGAACGACATGAATCCAAACAAGATGGATGCCGTCAATCCGTCTAAGGACCTGGCTCCTTTCACCTACACCAGAGGCGAAACCGGCGCTTTCCTCTTCGACGAAGACGAGcttcgagagatggaggacgaGGAAACCGATGAGATGAGCACCGATGAAAGGGGTCTCGCCGAGGCCATCTGGAACGACGACGGTGTTGAGTTCGTCTTTCTGGCCAAGACCATCTTTGACAAGGCCTTGACTAAAGCCGATCCGAACGACGACAACGCCAGAGATGAAGAAACCCTGAACCCTAGCTATGCTGCCAGACTCCTTCATCTGGCTTGCAAGCTCGACTCGGTGGAATGCGCTCGAGTCCTCATCGAAGGGGACACCGGAACGGCTGTCAATATCAACGAAATGGATGGATTCGGGCGGACTCCCCTCCAGAACGCGGCGGAGATGCACTCTGCCAAGTGCATCGAGCTGCTCCTCCGACAGAACGCGAGGACGGATCTCAGATCCAAGGACGGGAGCTCCTGTCTCGCCCTCGAGATCGCCTTGTCCAGCAAAAG GATGCAGGTCGATTGGTCCCCGTGCGATTCAGTCGAAGAGCTGCTGACTCTTCTGAGAGAAAGG GATTTCACAGCCATCAGGTTGCTGGCTGAGAGAACTAGGGAAGTTGCTGAAATAGCGTATGCGAATGCCATGGCGGGACGAGTCACGGCGCTGGCGGTGCTGCTTCTTGTTGCCGCGGATAAATTTACCGCGCCGGTGACGGTACGCGGGGAAGGTGGTTTTAGCGGGAGGAGCTATAGGACGGTCTACGATTCGGTGTTAGGAGAGGCTTTAACGCTGGGGGAGACGACGAAAGCGGCGAGTTCGGGGAGACAACTCGGTGGGAACCGGCTCGTGGATGGTTGGGAGTCCACTCAGAGCTGTCGCGAGAAGCGAAAGGCTTTGCTCCGGGAGATCGAGCTTCTTCACGTGTTCGGCGACGCTCATCGGGGCAGTCCAAGCGACAAAAAAGCCGTGGCGCCACTGCTTCGTGCGTGCCAG GCCGGAGATGAGGCCGTTATCAATCTGCTCCTCGAGGAGAATCCAGACATGAATGAAACTGATCTCGACGGGAATTCCTCGCTTCACTGGTGCCTCAGAGTTGGTTCTAGTTCGCAGGATCCAAG GATTTTATGGCTCCTGCTGAAGCACGGTGCCAGAGTATCACACCGGAACAAATTAGGACTGACACCGGTTCATGTTGCCGCTGCTAAGGGCAATTACCAGGCACTTCAG atactACTGCTTCACGCTCCAGAATGCGTAGATCTTGCCTCTGAGACGAAAGAAACACCACTATTTTTTGCTGTGAGAAACGGGTTCATTGATTGCGCACAGCTCCTCTTGCGTTTTGGCGCCAACAGCCAGGCCTTCAATCTTCG AAGGGAAAGACCTATAGACATGGCCAAGTCACGAGACATGCACTTCATTCTAAGCCCCACCAGTCGAGGATTCC GGAAACCTTCCAGCCTCACGAATGAAAATGTTCTTTCTCCAGATGAATTTGTGATGCATGAAGAGATGTATGAATTAGAAGTCAAGGATGAAGCTGCAGCCACCGAAAG CAGACCAAGCTCCGGTCACTCTCAGCCGAAAACAGGGATTTGCCGGTACCATGAATCTCAAGGTGGGTGTGTTAGAGGTGCCAAATGCTACTATGCCCATGGGGAGGGTGAGCTTAAAGGAGTCGTGTGCTGCTCGCACGGACTCAAGCAGGCTCCCTTTAAGTTTGTAACCAAG CTACCAAAGGACTTCCGTCGGAAGGTTTTCATAGGGGGTCTCCCGCCCTCTGTTGACTCAG actatctcaaggaattcTTTGCTGCGGAGTTCGGACCTGTAGAGGAGGCTGTCGTCATTGGCATGCAGGCAGGTGACCAGGTGCAGTCCAGAGGGTTTGGTTTCGTCACCTTCAGACAAGAGGCAACAGTGGCAGCTGCATTAGAAACCCACTTTGTCACCATCTTTGGCAAGAAGGTTGAGATCAAAGGTGCTGTTGCTAAAACAACCATACCAAAAGAGTCTTCCAAAACCCCTTCTTTGCAACTGCAGCTCCTTCAGGACCATGATATGAGGAATACAAAGTCAGCATCGTGGGAAGAGAGGCTACCATCTAGTTCGCCAAAAAACGAAGCGACTGATCAACAAATGGCAAAGCCAGATGCCCAACTGTCTGATCAAAACCTTCCTCCATGGTTGTCAAAGTTCAGGAAGTGGCTACCAGTTTTCCTCAAGGAGGCATCTAGGCGTCTGGGGGAAGGAGAATGGTATCCTCTATCCTCCCTGAAGGGGGACTTCAGGGCAACTTGTGGGATGGAGCTCGACCATGCCTCACTTGGCTTCCTGAAGCTCAGCGACTTCATGCGTGCTCTCCCAGGTATTTGCAGGATGAGGGTGGTGCCCGTAGGCGCTGGCCCTGCGACTCACATGGTTCTCCTCCCATCTTTCTCTCGGCCCCACCACGAGCTGCTCTCACCTTCAGCCCAGCTGCAGCAGCCCCTCCTAGTCACAGATACACAGGTGTCCCCTAGAGTTCACCATCCGCCACTGAACTTAGCTGAGCTCCCAAATTCCCCTTCCATCTCTGAATTCAGTGAGGACGCGACTTGGCTCATGGAAAGCCAGCCATTGGAGAAGGATTGTATTGACAGTATAGGCTCTGATGAGAGAGGTGCTAACATTTCTGGGAGGGATCTCTTTGATCCAGGATTCCTAAGGCCAGGATACACGAGCTCATCCAATGTAGAGTATATGATTCGGATACCACCAAAGGGTGGCCGGGTACCACCAATTCAGTTACCAAATTTGAGCCCCGGTAGCAGTGACACACCCTTCACTACTTACTTTCAGAGACAGTGGGACCATGGTTTG CTTGAACGCGGTTTCTGTGTTGTCTGCCAATCCCGGGAAGGCTCCTTGGCGCTTGTGCCCTGCCTTCACAAGGCATGTGAAGCTTGCATGGCGACGCGTACCCCTAGAACATGTGTGATTTGCAATGCTGTTGTGCGTGGGTTCGAGCCTTGCGCCCATCCTGGCATCAACCTATGCAAGCATCCGCCATCAGACCCAGACTACCCACCTCTGCAG AGAATGGGTGGAAGAAGTCCATCTCTCCACCACAGCTTGGTGCCAACTCCCTCAAGCCTCAGAGCAAGGCCAACTGCTGGAGTCTCCACGTGCCAATTCAAATTTGCTTGCCAAGGGGCCAAGGCAACGGTTACCTGCTTACCATGCGCAGATCGTATTGCATGCCGCCGGTGTGTACCAGACCTAAAGACGGTGCCGAAAACATGTGCTGCTTGTGGCCATGCCGTGGAGAGTTTATTAGAGTTTGTTGACGGGTAG